Part of the Labilibaculum antarcticum genome, ATTTGGCAGGTCATCTTTAGGAATTTTCCCTGCAAATGACCCGACAACATTCTTGGGCGAAGCATCTTTACGTGGGTTTCACGGGTAAGATCTTTTAATACAGTATCTTCTGTTTCGGTATGATTCAGTATATAATCTTCAAGTTCTTTATTAACGTCTATCATGCCTATTTGTACATCAAAGTGGTTAACAGATCTTTATTTAGGATTTCATTAGCAACCTCGAGTAATTGCTCGGCCGTTATGCTTTCTACCTTTTGATACAATTCTTCCAACGAGTCAACTTTATTGTATAAAAGGAAGCTTTTCCCTATACTAAGCATCAAATTTTCATTGTTTTCAGATGAAATTGCGATTTGTCCAATCATCTGATTCTTTGCTCTTGTCAGCTGTCCCGGTCCCAGTTTTTTTGTGCATAGTAATTCCATCTCCTTATTGATTAAACTTAGGCACTTATCCAAATTGCCTTCGTCTGTACCAAAATAGATGCTGAAAACACCTGTGTCGGCATAAGGGGTGTAGTTTGCTTCAATATTATAAGCCAATCCGTGTCGTTCACGCAGCGTTAAATTCAAACGTGAATTCATACCCGGACCACCCAATATATTTGTGAGCAGTGATAAAGGAACTCGTCGTTCATCATCCAAATCGTAAGCTATATTCCCCATTATACAATGTCTCTGATAAGTCTTTTTTATCATGGTTTGTGTGCGGGCTTCGTACGAATTTGGCTTTTCCCTTTTGGTCGTGCGAATGTTCTCAGGAATATTCCCAAAGTACTTCTCCACGATTTTAACCAATTTGCTAAAATTGATGTTTCCAACCGAACTAATTACTATTTGATCTGTGTGGTAGTTGTTCTTAATGAAATTCAAAATATCATCACGCTTAAATTTCTTTACGTGTTTTGGTGTTCCCAAAATATTTCGTCCAATAGGATCATCTTTGAAAATTAGTTCTTCAAAATCATCAAAAATCAATTCTGATGGAGAATCTTTATAGGAGTTGATCTCATCTAAAATAACTTCCTTTTCTTTTTCCAGTTCCTTTTCGGGAAAAATGGAATTGAAAGTAATATCACTAATTAGTTCTACAGCTCTTTTATAGTCTTTATCTAGAAAAGTAGAGAAAATACAAGTTTCTTCTTTCGTTGTATAGGCATTTAATTCTCCGCCTACATCTTCCATTCTGCTAAGAATATGGTAAGCCTTACGTTTTGTGGTTCCTTTAAACACAACATGCTCTATGTAGTGAGCAATCCCCCATTCTTCTTCTTTTTCATCACGCGAACCGGTATTTAAAATAATTCCGCAATGAGCAACATTTGCATTCACGGAATGGTGAATTAACCGGATACCATTTGATAATGTGTGAGTTTCGAATACCATATATTAATTTATTAGAGCGCAAAGGTAGTAAGAAGTTTAGACTCCAATAAAATTACTTTCTAATTTTATCGATTTAATTTGGTGATTTTATTTTTTTGCGTACTTTTGCATCGCTCAAGTAAAGAGGGTACCATAGCTCAGTTGGTAGAGCAATGGACTGAAAATCCATGTGTCCCTGGTTCGATTCCAGGTGGTACCACATCCTTTTTCTTTGAGTAACAACACCAATAGGGTACCATAGCTCAGTTGGTAGAGCAATGGACTGAAAATCCATGTGTCCCTGGTTCGATTCCAGGTGGTACCACGAAGAGAGAGAAAAACGCAATGTTTTTCTCTCTTTTTTGTTTTCTGGACTTTTAAAGATTAAATTAAAAAATATTCTGGTTCGTCCTGAATTCTATGTGGGCAGGCAGTATTACAAAAAGAGAGGCGGATGTTAAGTCTTTTTATTTTTGTAAAAAGTGATGAAAATAGTAATTGAAATAATTTAATAAATGAAAAAAGCCAATAACCATTTCCTGTTATTGACTTTTATAACATCTGTCTTACTAAAGTAAATTCAAACTTTAGTTCGCATCAATCAGCTCTTCCAATCCTTTTTTCTTGAATTCTCGTTCGGTTGTCGATAAAGCTTTTGCAGCTGTTACAACAGGGAAATTACCTTGTGAAATGTAATTTAATGCAGCGTTAAAGTTCGATTCGTCGATATCTCCAAAGTCATGACTTAAATCGTCAGAAATTTCAAGATCAACAGGAATACCATCAAAATAGCCACCTTCGTCATTTGCATTGGTAATGGAAAAACTAATTGGCACAATTGCCAGATTCAAAGCTTCCTCCTCGAATACGTACATGCCAACTGGTTTTCCATGTGTCGTACTTCCTATTAAAATGACATTCTCTTCTCCCATGTATGGTTTTAATCCATTAATAACCATCTCACTTGCCGAAGCCGTTCCAGACGTGGTAATTACGAAGACTCTTTCGAAACCATAGGCTGAAGTTTGTGACTCAAATGCTTCTGTGAAATTTTCACTTGTTTTTGAATTGTTGTGTGATACTTTTGAGTAAACTTCACCAGCATAAGCATTGCCTGTAATTAATGAAGCTAGCTGATTTGATATGTAGGTGCTGCCACCGCCATTGTACCTTAAATCCAATACAAGTTCTTTTGCATTTTGTTCTCTAAAATAGGCAAAGGCTTCGTTTAATTCGTCTTCTGATTTTCCTAAAAAGCTGTCGAATGCGAGATAGGCAACTTGAGTTCCTACATAAGGAATAACTTCTTTTTTTAATACTGTGTTTTGATCCAGCACCTTTTGAGAAGCGGTGATTTCTTTTTGTTCTCCGGCATTGTTTTCAAAAATGAAGGTTCCGCTCGATCTGTCGAGTTCATCTAATATTTGCTCTTCATTTAAGCTTGAAATAGCCAATTGGTTAATGCTTACCAGTATCCATCCACGGGTAATTCCTTCTGCAGCCAAAGGTGATTCATCAAATATAAGTTTCACTCTTAAATCATTATTGCTATCAAATTTAAAACTAAGACCATAGCCAGTATAGGTGCCATTCTCGAAATAGGCTAGTAAATCATCAAGGTTGGCGATATAACTCCAACGATCGTTTGTCGCGAGTAAATCATCAAAATAGTCGTTTGCCGATGAGTAATTAGCTGAACTAATATCTGGTAAATCATCATTCCACAAATACCACTCTTGCATTGTTTCATCAATGATTTCGTAGGCCGATTTATCATTGTTTGACCGTGGTAATATATTATTATCATCACTGCAAGACAAAAATAGTGAGGCGAAAATTACTAAAAGTGAATATTTATTTAGAATTGAAAATTTCATTTAGTGAGATTTAATGAGTTTGATGTTATGGTTCATTCTAAAAAAGACATTTTTGAATTAACAAAAATCATACCTGTTTGTCATTTTAACGAGTAAAACTTGCATCTATTGTTCAATTTTCATCAAAACGACAGATGGAATCAATCTAAATAGTGTCGCGAAAAAATTGATACTGAATTGTATTGATGTTCTATATTTACTATTTATACTACTTGTGGCTGAGTTTGTTTTGTGAAGTACAAATTTTCTTTACATTTGTAGCACCAAATAAAGGGTACCATAGCTCAGTTGGTAGAGCAATGGACTGAAAATCCATGTGTCCCTGGTTCGATTCCAGGTGGTACCACGAAAAAGCCGATCATACGATCGGCTTTTTTTGTGCTAAAAATTAATACCAGAGTTTGTTACATGTTTGCCCCGAAAGCTTTAGGGGCTAGGTGGTACCACCTAAAGAGAGAAATACGTAATGTTTTTCTCTCTTTTTTGTTTATATTGAATTTAAGGAAAAGTATCTGGTTTGTCCCAAAAGCTATGTGGCCGGGGCAGTATTACAAAAATAGAGGCGGATGTTAAGACTTTTTATTTTGTGAAAATTGAAATCTACATATTGCACAGTGTATCCGCAAACTGCTATTATATAGGCTACACAAAAGATTTAACAAATCGCTTGACTCTTCATGAGGAAGGTGTGTTTGAAAATTCTTTCACTTCAAATTATAAAGATTGGAAATTGTTTTATCGTTTAGAATGTGAATCTATAGCTCAAGCAAGGAGCATTGAGAAGCATATTAAGCAAATGAAGAGTAAGAAGTACGTTGAAAATCTACTTATTTGCGAAGATATTTCTATTGGTTTGTTAGAGAAATATGGGTAGTGCCCTGGTTCGCCCCGAAAGCTTTCGGCGCCAGGTGGTACCACGAAAAAGCCGATCATACGATCGGCTTTTTTTGTGCTAAAAATTTATACCAGATTTTGTCACAAGTTTGCCCTGAAAGCTTTAGGGGCGTACCACCTAAAGAGAGAAGTATGTAATGTTTTTCTCTCTTTTTTGTTTATATTGAATTTAAGGAAAAGTATCTGGTTTGTCCCGAAAGCTATGTGGCCGGGCAGTATTACAAAAATAGAGGCGGATGTTAAGACTTTTTATTTTATGAAAATTGAAATCTACATATTGCACAGTATATCCGCAAACTGCTATTATATAGGCTACACAAAAGATTTAACAAATCGCTTGACTCTTCATGAGGAAGGTGTGTTTGAAAATTCTTTCACTTCAAATTATAAAGATTGGACATTATTTTATCGTTTAGAATGCGAATCTATAGCTCAAGCTAGGAGAATTGAGAAACATATCAAGCAAATGAAAAGTAAGAAGTATGTCGGAAATCTAACACTTTACGAAGATATTTCTTTTCGTTTGTTAGAGAAATACAAGTAATTCCCTGTGTTCGCCCCGAAAGCTTTCGGGGCCAGGTGGTACCACGAAAAAGCCGATCATGTGATCGGCTTTTTTTGTGCTTATGAATCTAGGAATCCATTCTAAACGTTAAAGTTTGAATAAATTGCAAAAAACAAACGTTTTCGCTCTAAAATAAAGAAATTCAAGTCTCTAACTAATTTTTTTATTTGAATTAATACGATATTTTTGCAAGACTTAGACGAGTAATAAAGAATTTAAGATATAAAATACTTCAAAATGACAAATAATAAAAAAGCTTTGTTGATGATCCTTGACGGATGGGGGATCGGTGATAAATCAAAATCAGATGTAATTTCTTCAGTAGCGACTCCGTACATGGATAGCTTATTGGCAAAATATCCTAATTCTCAGTTGCAGGCTGCAGGTAGGTTTGTTGGTTTGCCTGATGGACAAATGGGTAACTCAGAAGTAGGTCATTTAAATATTGGTGCTGGTCGTGTTGTTTACCAGGATTTGGTGAAAATCAATATTGCTGTTGAAGAAGGTACAATTAAAGCAAATGAGCAGGTAGTTAAAGCTTTTACTCATGCCAAAGAGAATGGTAAAAAAGTTCACTTGATTGGTTTGATTGGTAATGGTGGTGTTCATGCATTAAGTGCTCATGCAATCGCTCTTTGTGATGCTGCGCAAGCTTTTGGATTGAAAGATGTATTTGTACATGGATTAACCGATGGACGTGATACAGATCCAAAATCAGGATTAGGATTCGTTAAAGAATTTGTTGAAGCAATTGAAACTACGGGTTCTGCGAAATTTGCATCTCTTATTGGCCGTTACTATGGTATGGACAGAGATAGCAATTGGGAGCGCGTTAAACTTGCTTACGATTTATATACAAAAGGTGAAGGTGTATCTGCGACTAGTGCTGTTACTGCAATGGAAGAATCGTATGCAGCAGGTGTAACTGATGAATTTATCAAGCCAATCGTAATGGTTGATGAGGCAGGAGCTCCTCTTGCTACAATTGAAAAAGGTGATGTGGTTATCTGTTTCAACTTTCGTACCGACCGTTTGCGTCAATTGACAACTGTGTTTACACAGGAAGACAAGAGGGAGTTCGGAATGCATACTATTGATGTAGAATGGTACACCATGACTTGCTACAATGCGAACTTTAAAGGTGTGAACATAATCTACAATAAGGATAATGTTAAAAACACAATGGGTGAGGTTGTTGCTAAAGCAGGGAGAAAGCAAATTCGTATTGCTGAAACTGAAAAGTATGCTCACGTAACTTTCTTTTTCTCGGGTGGTAGAGAAGCTGAATTCGAAGGTGAAAGAAGGTTGATGGTTCCATCTCCAAAGGTAGCTACTTACGATTTACAACCAGAAATGTCTGCTCCTGCTGTAGCTGATATGATTACTGCTGAGCTAAATGCTCAATCGGCAGATTTTGTTTGTTTGAATTTCGCTAATGGCGATATGGTAGGACATACTGGAGTTTATGAAGCAATTTCGAAAGCAGTTCAGGCTGTTGATAAATGTGCCGAGCAGGTTGTTGAAGCTGCAAAAGCTAATGGTTATGATGTAATCATTATTGCGGATCACGGAAATGCTGATTTTGCTGTAAATGCAGATGGTTCTCCAAATACTGCTCACTCTTTGAACCCGGTTCCATGCATTTGGGTAACTGATAGTTCTAAAGGAATTGAAAATGGTATTTTAGCTGATGTATCTCCAACTTTATTGGATATCATGGGAATTGAGAAACCAGAAGACATGACCGGTAAATCTTTGATAAAATAAAAGATTGTAACTGAAAATATAAGTTTCCGTACTATCTTTGCCGATAGTACGGATTTTTTTTTCTAAAATCCACGAAAGTAAAAATTTAAAAAGTTAAGTATAGTGTTACAAATAGGAAAAGCCATAGTAAGCCTCGATGTGATTGAGAAGAAATTCATTTGTGATTTTGGCAAATGCAAAGGGGCGTGTTGTATTGAGGGAGATTCCGGTGCACCTTTAGATGATGATGAAAAAGCTATTCTCGAAGAGATTTATCCGGTTATTAAGGAATATCTTACAGAAAAAGGGATAGAGGAGATTGAGAAACAAGGTACTTCGATGATTGATTCTGATGGCGATTTGGTAACTCCTATCATCAATGATAAAGAATGTGTTTATACGGTTTTTGAAAACGGATTGGCTTTGTGTGGTATCGAAAAGGCTTATTTGGATGGTAAAATAAAGTATCACAAACCAATTTCATGCTCTTTATATCCTATCCGAATTGATAAGTTTGCTGAATTTGATGCCGTGAATTATAACAAGTGGGATATTTGTAAAGCAGCAAGAGAGTTAGGATTTAAAAATGGAACCCCTGTTTATGTTTTCCTAAAAGAGCCGTTAATTAGAAAATACGGTAAGGATTGGTACGAGGAGTTGACGTATGCAGCAGAGCATATTGATGAAATTATGAAGAAAAGATAGATAGGTACTATTCCTGGAATTAAAATATACAAGCAGCGGCTCATAAGAGTTGCTGCTTTTTTTTGTGATCTACTTGTGCGACATTTGGAAATAATTCTCGATTCTACTAATTAAAGTCTCATCATCTATTGTATATTTACCTTTCAAAATACTTAATTCTTATAAACACATTATCATGAATAACATTAAAGCATATATTGAAGAGAACAAAGAGAGATTTTTAGAGGAATTGTTTGGTCTAATTCGTATTCCATCAATTAGCTCGATTGAAGCAAATAAACCAGAAATGTACAAAGCTGCAGAATACTGGAAGCAGTTGATGTTGAATGCTGGTGTTGATAAAGCCGTAATTCTGGAAACAGAAGGAAATCCGGTTACCTACGGAGAGAAAATTATCGATCCAAAATTGCCAACAGTAATGGTTTACGGTCATATGGATGTAATGCCGGTTGATCCTGTTGCTCTTTGGGATACAGATCCTTTTGAGCCAGTAATTAAAGATGGTAAGATTTGGGCTCGTGGTGCTGATGATGATAAAGGTCAGTCATTTATGCATGCTAAGGCTTTCGAATATATGGTGAAGAATGATTGTCTTCCGTGTAATGTGAAGTTCATGATTGAAGGTGAAGAAGAAGTTGGATCGCCTAATCTTCCAAAATTTTGTGAAGAACACAAAGAAATGTTGCAAGCGGATGTGATTTTGGTTTCTGATACCGGAATGATTGCTCCGGACATACCGTCTATTACTACCGGATTACGTGGATTGATGTATTGGGAAGTTGAAGTGACTGGCCCTAATCGTGATCTTCATTCAGGATTATTTGGTGGAGCTGTGGCAAATCCAATCAATGTGTTGGCTAAAATGATTACTCAAATGGTTGATGATAATGGTCATATTACCATTCCTGGATTTTACGATGATGTAATTGAGGTAACCAAGGAAGAAAGAGCAATGATGGCTAAAGCTCCATTCAATGTTGAGGAATACAAAAAAGCGATTGATGTAAAAGAATTAGCTGGCGAAAAAGGATATACTCCTTCTGAGCACACAGGAATTCGTCCTTCTTTCGATGTTTGTGGAATTTGGGGTGGATACATTGGCGAAGGTGCTAAAACAGTTCTTCCTTCAAAAGCAACCGCTAAAATTTCTACTCGTTTGGTTCCAAATCAAAACTGGGAAAAGATTTCAGTTTTATTCAAAGAACATTTCGAAGCAATTGCTCCTGACTGTGTAAAAGTAGTGGTTACTCCATTGCATGGTGGTCAAGGATATGTTTGTCCGATTGATTTCCCTGCTTATGTTGCCGCTGAGAAAGCGTATACTGAGGTTTATGGAAAAGCTCCTGTACCTGTTCGTAGTGGTGGAAGTATTCCAATCATTTCAGATTTTGAAGAAATTTTGGGAACTAAATCTGTATTAATGGGATTCGGATTGGAAAGTGATGCGATTCACTCTCCAAATGAGAATTTTCCATTGGAACAGTTATTTAATGGAATCAATACAATTCCATTGTTCTATAAATATTTTGCCGAATTGAAGAAGTAATAATTTACAATTCAAATATAATGAAAAGGGTATTCTGGCTAGGAATATCCTTTTTTTTAGGCTCAAATATATTTTGGTATGATCACTTTGAATTTTACTTGAGTTTTTCTACAATTGACGATTTTTCAATTCTATAATTATTATTTTATTTCATTGATACTTCGGAATCGTTTAAAATAAAGACGAAACCTTGAAATTCGGCAATTTTCTGATTATGTTTGTACTTAGGTTCAATTGTGTGGATTTCTGACGGGAATCAAGCTTATTGCCGGATAAATCGGAATAGATCATACAAGTTGAGTAAAATTATTGTCATGGATGAGATTTTTGGAAAAATAGGATCGGCTCAAACTCTTAGTCAGAAGATTGAGCGCCGAATAGAAGAGGCCATTCGCCAGAAGAAATTGTTGGTTGGAGCAAAACTTCCATCGGAGCGGGAATTGTGCGAGATGTTTGCCGTAAGTCGAACTGCTTTGCGTGAAGCTTTGCGTAGATTAAGTGCCCGGGGTTTGGTTGAAATCAAAAAGGGAAGTGGCATGTTCGTTAGTGAATTGAAAATAAAAGATGCCATTGATTCCTTAAATCTGTATTATGATCTAAGTTTTGATAGCAATTTAATTCCTCAAATTATTGAAGTGAGACGTGTTTTCGAGCCAGAAATAGCTCGTATGGCAGCGAATAACCGAACTGATAAGGATTTGGAACTACTTAAAAAGAGCATCACAGATTTGGAGGATTGCGATCCTGACAATACGCAATTGGAAGCAGATATCATTAATAAATTTCATTTGAATGTAGCTAAAGCTACTGGTAATCCTATTGTTATTATCACCATGGAACCAGTCTATTCTCTGTTACCTCGTATGCGTAATTTGATTTATGCGAATGTGGATGGAGAGAAAGCTTTTACGATCAAAGCTCATCGCACCATTTTTGAAGCAATCCGAGACAAGGATGCTGATTTGGCTTTTAAAGCAATGGTTGAGCAAATAAATAGGACTCTTGAGATTTATAAGCAGTATTTGAAAAAATAAGCGCTTTTTTTCAATAAAAAACGGAGATTGATGATTCAATCTCCGTTTTTTATTGTTCTAAAATTAATACCTATTTGTAAGCTTCAATGGCTTTTTTTACTGAGCCATGTTTTATAAGTAAGTTTTTTGCTGTCTCCTTGTCCAGGTTCAACTCTTCCATAATCATTTGGGTTCCACGTTCAATCAATTTTTTGTTGGTTAATTGCATGTTCACCATTTTGTTCCCTTTTACTCGCCCCAATTTAATCATTAAGCTGGTGGTGATCATGTTGAGAATCATTTTCTGAGCAGTTCCAGCTTTTAGTCTGGTGCTTCCCGTAACAAACTCGGGCCCAACAATTGCTTCCATTACAATTTCAGCTTCTTTGGAAACTGGTGCCTCAGGATTACAAGTAATACATGCTGTAAGCAGACCATTTTCACGAGCTTTTTTCACACCGCCTATTACATAAGGAGTTGTGCCTGAAGCAGCAATTCCTAATACTGTATCATTTTGATTAAAGCCATGTTCCTGTATTTCTTCCCATGCTTTATCCCAGTCATCTTCGGCCGATTCAACTGCGTTTCTCAAGGCTTTTTCTCCTCCGGCAATCAATCCAATTACAATATTTCCGGGAACTCCAAAAGTTGGAGGTAATTCCGAAGCATCCAATACTCCAAGTCGTCCACTTGTACCAGCACCAATATAAAATAATCTGCCTCCGGCTTTAACGCGATCAATAAGTAAGCTTACGAATTTCTCAATTTCAGGAATAGCACGATTTACTGCTAAATGTACTTGTCCATCTTCCTGATTAATTCCGCTTAATAGTTCTGTAACCGACATCTTTTCCAAATTGGAAAAGTTAGAAGAGGATTCTGTTATGTTGATTGAAGTTTTCTGATTACTTTCTTTGTTCATTTTTTTATTTTTATTCACCAAGATGGTATTGGATCAATCCTTCTAATGGGCTTTGCTGGATTTTACCCAAGCTTAAGCCTGTCTCTTTTGCAACCATTTGCAATTCATTTTTAAAGTAAAATGCAATACTTCCTATAAAATGAATTGGCAGGCTGATGTGATTATCGTATTGTTTTATATTGCGTTCAAAAAATTCACTAAAACTCTTTTTTACAAGTTGTGATACATATGGAGAGTGAATATTCTCAGAAAGAAAAACTGTAAACTGAGCAAGAAAGCGACTTGGAGCTTCCTCTTTGTATACTTTGTTTATAATATCAGCGTATTCCAACTTGTATTTTTCATAGAATGCACTTTTTATTTCCTTGGGAGCAAGATCTTTCAGTATATCAGCTATTAATTTTTTACCCAATACGGCTCCGCTTCCTTCGTCTCCTAAAATATATCCCAATGGCGGAACATTGTGTTCAATGTTTTCTCCATCGTATAAACAAGAGTTAGATCCTGTCCCAATAATACATGCAATACCTTTTTCTCTTCCGCAAACCGATCGGGCGGCAGCTAAAACGTCGCTGTTTATTTCACAATCGGCATCTGGGAATATTTTAAGTAAGGAATCTTTAATGATCTGCTTTTTTTCATCAACAGCACAGCCGGCACCATAAAAAAAGATTTTAGTAACCGAGCCAAAGTCATCAAGTGAGCTAATGATATTAATTATTGAACTCGTATTTTGATGGTATGGATTGATGCCTAAAGTCTGCTGATGTTTAGTTACGCCTTTACTTCCAAGCAGAACCCAATCAGTTTTGGTTGAACCGCTTTCTGCAATTAATATCATAGTTCTCTTTTTATAACATGTATGATGAGTGTTAATTTAGAATGAATTTACAAATAATTTAATTAATATCGAATTTGTAATCTTTCATTTTCATTCCTGCTGTATTCCCTAACATCCTTATTGTATAGGTGAATTTAATTTCACGCTACAAATATATAAAAATTAAACATTTGTGAAAAGTATTACGCAACATGTATGACCAATTTTTGGAAAGTATGATTTTCTGTTCTATTTTTGATCCGAAAGTAATTTAAATCAGGAGATAGCAAAATGGAGAATCAGATACTACAATTTAGAGAAGAACTTGATGAAGCCAAGTTGTATTACCAACCTTCAGATGAGTTCGACAGAACTGTGAAAACCCGGTATGAGAAAATGCGGGCAGATATTTTTTCGACTGCAGAAAAAGCGGCCAAGTGGGTCGCTGGTGAAATTGCAAATGAAATTAAGCAAAAACAAAAGCTTGGCGAAAAGTGTGTTTTAGGATTGGCTACTGGTGCAACTCCGTTGGGGGTGTATTCCGAATTGATTCGTCTGCATAAGGAGGAAGATTTATCATTCCGAAATGTGATTACTTTTAATTTGGATGAGTATTATCCCATGTTGAAATTGAGCGCACAAAGCTACAATCATTACATGAACGATGTTCTCTTTAATCATATTGATATTCCTAAAAATCAAATATATGTACCTGATGGTGAGGTGAGCAAGGTTACAATTACCGGATACTGCAAAGAATATGAAAAGCTGATTGATTCTTTTGGGGGATTGGATTTTCAAATACTTGGAATTGGTCGTACGGGTCATATTGGGTTTAATGAACCTGGTTCACAATTAGATTCAATAACCCGGTTGATTATGCTCGATTCATTGACCAGACGAGATGCAGCCAAAGATTTTAATGGATTAGGTAATGTGCCTAAAGCGGCCATAACAATGGGTGTTGGAACCATATTTAAAGCCAGACGGGTTATTTTGATGGCTTGGGGTGATGGAAAAGCAACCATTGTTAAAAAGGCATTGGAAGAAAGTCAATGCGATGCGGTGCCAGCTAGCTATTTACAACGACATCCCAATGTGAAGTTCGTTTTGGATGTACCGGCTTCAAGCGAATTGTCCAGAGTGAAGAATCCTTGGTTGGTTGGCAGTGTTGAGTGGGATCGTTATTGGATTCGAAAAGCTGCTGTTTGGTTGTGTAATAAATTGCAAAAACCAATATTGAAGCTGACCAACCGCGATTATAATGACAATGGCTTAAGCGAATTGCTTGCTTTGTATGGTTCTGCTTACGAGGTTAATATTAAGGTATTTAATGATTTGCAACATACCATTACTGGTTGGCCGGGCGGTAAGCCTAATGCTGATGATTCTCATCGTCCTGAAAGGGCAGAGCCTGCCATTAAAAAAGTTTTGGTTTTTAGTCCTCACCCTGATGATGATGTGATTTCCATGGGGGGAACTTTGAAACGATTGGTGGATCAGAATCATGAAGTTCATATCGGCTATCAAACATCAGGAAATATTGCAGTTGCTGATGATGAGGCGGTGAGATATCTTTCTTTTGTGAAAAGTTTTTCACGAACTCATGATACCAACGAGGGAAATCTTCAATGTGTAATCGACGATATTCAAAAGTTTTTGTTGGAAAATAAAAAACCGGGTGGAATAGATACAGTTGAAGTACGCAATATGAAAGCCTTAATCAGAAGAGGAGAGGCAAAAGCCGCTTGTCGATTTGTTGGCGTTCGATCAAAGAACCTTCACTTTTTGGACCTCCCTTTTTATGAAACGGGTGCTGTTAAGAAAAATCCACTGGGTGAAGAAGATGTTCGGATTCTTGTGAATTTGCTTCGAAAAATACAACCACATCAGATATTTGCTGCAGGTGATTGGTCCGACCCTCATGGAACGCATCGCGTATGTTGGGAAGGGATTTATCAGGCGCTGAAAATTGTGAAGGATGAGGAATGGATGAAAGATTGCTATGTGTGGTTGTATCGTGGTGCATGGCAGGAATGGGACTTGGATGAAATTCAAATGGCGGTGCCTGTTAGCCCTGAGGAATTGCAACACAAACGAAATGCAATACTGCGTCATCAATCGCAAATGGAGAGTGCTCCATTTTTGGGGAATGATTCGAGATTATTCTGGCAAAGATCAGAAGAAAGGAATAGGGCT contains:
- a CDS encoding GIY-YIG nuclease family protein; this encodes MKIEIYILHSISANCYYIGYTKDLTNRLTLHEEGVFENSFTSNYKDWTLFYRLECESIAQARRIEKHIKQMKSKKYVGNLTLYEDISFRLLEKYK
- a CDS encoding GIY-YIG nuclease family protein; this translates as MKIEIYILHSVSANCYYIGYTKDLTNRLTLHEEGVFENSFTSNYKDWKLFYRLECESIAQARSIEKHIKQMKSKKYVENLLICEDISIGLLEKYG
- the gpmI gene encoding 2,3-bisphosphoglycerate-independent phosphoglycerate mutase, with the translated sequence MTNNKKALLMILDGWGIGDKSKSDVISSVATPYMDSLLAKYPNSQLQAAGRFVGLPDGQMGNSEVGHLNIGAGRVVYQDLVKINIAVEEGTIKANEQVVKAFTHAKENGKKVHLIGLIGNGGVHALSAHAIALCDAAQAFGLKDVFVHGLTDGRDTDPKSGLGFVKEFVEAIETTGSAKFASLIGRYYGMDRDSNWERVKLAYDLYTKGEGVSATSAVTAMEESYAAGVTDEFIKPIVMVDEAGAPLATIEKGDVVICFNFRTDRLRQLTTVFTQEDKREFGMHTIDVEWYTMTCYNANFKGVNIIYNKDNVKNTMGEVVAKAGRKQIRIAETEKYAHVTFFFSGGREAEFEGERRLMVPSPKVATYDLQPEMSAPAVADMITAELNAQSADFVCLNFANGDMVGHTGVYEAISKAVQAVDKCAEQVVEAAKANGYDVIIIADHGNADFAVNADGSPNTAHSLNPVPCIWVTDSSKGIENGILADVSPTLLDIMGIEKPEDMTGKSLIK
- a CDS encoding DUF3109 family protein; protein product: MLQIGKAIVSLDVIEKKFICDFGKCKGACCIEGDSGAPLDDDEKAILEEIYPVIKEYLTEKGIEEIEKQGTSMIDSDGDLVTPIINDKECVYTVFENGLALCGIEKAYLDGKIKYHKPISCSLYPIRIDKFAEFDAVNYNKWDICKAARELGFKNGTPVYVFLKEPLIRKYGKDWYEELTYAAEHIDEIMKKR
- a CDS encoding M16 family metallopeptidase; translated protein: MVFETHTLSNGIRLIHHSVNANVAHCGIILNTGSRDEKEEEWGIAHYIEHVVFKGTTKRKAYHILSRMEDVGGELNAYTTKEETCIFSTFLDKDYKRAVELISDITFNSIFPEKELEKEKEVILDEINSYKDSPSELIFDDFEELIFKDDPIGRNILGTPKHVKKFKRDDILNFIKNNYHTDQIVISSVGNINFSKLVKIVEKYFGNIPENIRTTKREKPNSYEARTQTMIKKTYQRHCIMGNIAYDLDDERRVPLSLLTNILGGPGMNSRLNLTLRERHGLAYNIEANYTPYADTGVFSIYFGTDEGNLDKCLSLINKEMELLCTKKLGPGQLTRAKNQMIGQIAISSENNENLMLSIGKSFLLYNKVDSLEELYQKVESITAEQLLEVANEILNKDLLTTLMYK
- a CDS encoding S41 family peptidase; translation: MKFSILNKYSLLVIFASLFLSCSDDNNILPRSNNDKSAYEIIDETMQEWYLWNDDLPDISSANYSSANDYFDDLLATNDRWSYIANLDDLLAYFENGTYTGYGLSFKFDSNNDLRVKLIFDESPLAAEGITRGWILVSINQLAISSLNEEQILDELDRSSGTFIFENNAGEQKEITASQKVLDQNTVLKKEVIPYVGTQVAYLAFDSFLGKSEDELNEAFAYFREQNAKELVLDLRYNGGGSTYISNQLASLITGNAYAGEVYSKVSHNNSKTSENFTEAFESQTSAYGFERVFVITTSGTASASEMVINGLKPYMGEENVILIGSTTHGKPVGMYVFEEEALNLAIVPISFSITNANDEGGYFDGIPVDLEISDDLSHDFGDIDESNFNAALNYISQGNFPVVTAAKALSTTEREFKKKGLEELIDAN